TATTACATCCCACAACACATGCGCGACGAGCTCTCTGGTCACGCACGCAAAAAAACGCACCCGCGTGTCGCCTCTGCGAGGAACGCAGGGGTACCCGTGAAGAAGACCGCAAACACGCACAGGTGGTGCATAGCCCAACACAGCCCATTCGCCCCTCcttccaccccctctcccatcATCagagcaggcacgcacacacatggcGAGCACTCTGCACAAGAACAAAACGCGACAACGTTGGAAAACGAAGACCTCTCTGAAGACAGGCGCTGTACAAACGTTACACAAACGCATACTCgtagagagggagggggtggggggcaaCATTCTTCAAAGAAGAcgagaaaaagaggcgcCTGCAAGATGATcccccgctgcgcgtgcgcctcgtcAAACGAAAGCGATGGAGTCGACGAAGAGTAATGCGGACAGGGAGGGTGTCGTGCTCTCCAacgagtgtgtgcgcgcctgggaggaagagagagaggggagggatcTTGTGTCAGACGGTGATGGCAGGCGTCTTCCCATGGAGTGGGTACAACGCTGCATCTCGCTTGCGTTACGGTAGCCCATGTCAGCGTGCCTTGCCAGCCCGCGCAAGCGCTCGGTCTCACATCTCGTAAAGGAGGGCTGGAGGCATCAGTGTATCAAAGAAACGTCGAGGCAAAGAGCTCGCCGCAAGCAAGCGCAGCTCCGAAAACGACGACCTCATGAGACCCAGCTACCTTTAGATGGCCCACGTAATCTTGAGCATCCACTCTGCAGCTTTCTCTTGGTTGCCCTGCGCCAGCTCAAGGAAGACCTCCAAGATGCAGTACGCGAACATCGTGCCGCGCTCTGGCATGTACTCTGCGGTGCCGGCGGGGGCCGCTTCGTAGatcttgcgcagcagcgattCCATGATCGAGTGCGCCTGGTTCCACGAACCTGTCAGGATGTGCGAGATGGTCAAGTTCACGAACAGTGCCTCTACGCGGCtacgctgcgccgcgtcgagTGGGTCGCTGCTGGACCCCGTGACAAGGGATGAGAGCGATGCCCGACGAAGAATCTTCATTGCCCGATCCTGGTCGTTGAGGTGCACGAGGGCCTCCACTACGTAAATGAGCAGTGTCGCATGTAGGTtcgacggcagcggatgGCGTTCATGGGCGTTCAGCAGCTCCTGGCCggcttctgccgccgccatgtAGTTGCGGCGGCTCAGCTCGAGGGCCACCCAATACAGCATGGCGTACTGCAGAAGGGCCTCTTCGTGGGGGAACGCCTCCACCACGCTACTGAATGTGTGGCCCTTGGGTACTAGCAGAAAGAGAGCATTCTGCACGGCCGCCGTAGCAATCTGCTCCAGGGCGGCCTTCTCCGTCGGCTCTCTCGATGACTCGATAGCCGCCGGCCCAGGCACACTCGTCGCAGTTGGCAGCAGCATAAACTCGAAGTTCGAGTACACCTTGCCGCTCTGCAGCATCGCACTGAAGGTGTTCTGCTGTCGCTCGTAgtcggcgcggcgctgcttgcggCCTTCCTGCTGCACACACGAcactgccgcctccgcgcagCGCACCCAGAAGACAGCAGACGCCTTCATCGAGTCCTGCACAGCAAGGAACTCATGTAGCGCGCCTTCGTAGTCCTCCcgaagcagcgcacacaACCCGACGTTGTACTGAATCGGTCGAAGAATATGCTGCCCCGCTGGCTTCGACGCGGCCGTCTTCTCTGCCTTGGCGAAACACAGACTCGCCACGTTAAGCTTGTCCTCCGATAGGGAAAAGACGCCTAGGTTGTTGAGATAGACTGCCTGCTTCGCCGGATCATTTTCCGCGTTCGCAAAGACGTCATGGAGTCCGCTGGAATCGGCAAAAGCTGTCTCCACCAATTTCATCAACTCCGGCACCACACGCAGCTTCTCCATACTGGGCGTGAGCACGCTCTGCACTAACTCCTCATCGTGCCGGCTCGACATGCGGCTTGTGGTCTTGCGCACCGACTTCGTGAGGGTGTGGAACAGGCAGAGGCTGTGCACCAAGGTCGACAAGGCTATGTCCTGCGCGTTCTCTAgaatgcggcgcagcagcagcattgcCTCATGCGCTTGACCGCTGCGGGCGTAGAGGACGGCCTGGTTGTAGACTGCCGTCTCGTGGCCTTCGTACTGCAGCATCAGGGCAGGTGCCTTGATGTTAGGGTCTTCTCCGGTGCCCTCTGCGCTTGCGCGCAGAGTTGCCAAAGCCTGCTCACTCGTCAGCTGGTGCTGCAGGTAGCGGGCAATCACTAAGTTGTGCTGCACCTTCATGTCCTCCTGCGGCATTGCTCGCAGCACTTTCTCCGCATCGGCATAGTTGCCGGCATAGAACGCCGCCTTGGCGTCGGCCAGCTGCTTCTTCAGCACCTCGGTCATCGGacgaaaaaaggagagagcgTGTGCGGTAGAGAAGAACCGAGGAAAACCTCTATCTGAAGGTATGCGCCGTGAggcgaaagagaagggggaggggggaggcggaagGCGAGCGTGGGACCAGTGCACCTTCGCCTGCCTGTTTGATTGAAAGGGTGCgcgcttttgtttttttttgtgtgtgtgtgtgttcgggAAGGGGGGTAGTGttgccaccgtcgccgtgggatgcgtgcgtgcgcactcAGCGGTGGCCAAGATGAAGGCAGAGCACACCAACGGCTGTCTAATGAGAGCCCGAGTGTGTGGCGCTCGAGCGCACGAACAAAACAGCGCCCAAGCGAAACGGTGAGCCGGCCAACGCCCTCTTTCGCGTTCGCTTCGCGCACCTTAGAGCCACGATTCCAAAACGAGGGAGACGCGGTGGGTGTACGGAGGGGCGCGCGAACAGTTCGAACGATACGCTAACCACCTGAGCTCCTCTAGTGACAGCGCACGCCTTGTGTGATACTGGAAGGGAGCAGgggtgtgtcggtgtgcacACGTCCCAGGAGTACTTTCTGAAGATAACGCCAATGTTCGGCGGCTAGTGAGGCTCGAGAGCTTGTACGTGCCTCCGTGTGAATGGATCAGCGTGTGTGGGGAAGACTCGAAATGAGGAGAGGTGACCAGGGTGCCTCACGCGAAGAACGGACGGGTAGCGCAAAAAAGAGAAGGCACTGAGAGTCGGGCGAGACggtgtgtgggtgcgagAGCGCAGTGAGGCTACACAAGTGCGAACAAACCTCTCCCGAATTCGTATGTGTGGGACGTGCACGTGTTTGAAAGACTACTTGGTTTCGATCTTCTTGTTCACGGTCCATATGAGGAATGAGTAGGGGAGTGGAACGGGACTAGGGACAGCCTTTTGGGTGCCAAACTCAACTACTTTCTGGCGTTTCGTTCTTGGTGATTTTGAactgcttgtgcgtgtgttcgtCAAGATATCACGAGCATCCGCAGATTCAGGGGGCGGGAAAGCACAAAatgagagaggaagagagagaggcaggaCATGGTGGAGGAGATTCATCGAGGAAAGGTGCGAGATTTTCGTTTCCGAgaggccgccgcagcgctccAAGAAGCTTGCACCGGCACACCGACTCTTCTTCACCGCGCAGCGCTGGCCCATTGAAGACACCAAAGGATGTAGGCCTCGGCATTGCTAACTTTCAGGCCCGCTCTGTCGCGCCCTTTTCGTCTGCGGTGTACGCGTGTTCCTCGGCTCACCTTTCGAGCACCTGGCCTCTTtgagagagcgggggaggggagggggggcacCCTGAGTGCACCTGCGCCCTCGTGGCCCTGTTCGCTTGTGTCCCTCTGTGAGCTTTGTGCcgttttttttcgtctgGCTTCCTCGCAAAAGGAAGCTGCCAGCGCACAGGAACGCTACCACAGCTTGCCAGACGAGGTACGTGCGGGGCATTCTTGTTTTGGCTCCGCGCAgtcacagacacacacacacacacacagacaccagCATCACCTCGTATGAAACAGTGGCAGCCTCTTCTAACATGTACATCATGAGCAGAAAAAGAAATGGCCAGTAGGGGCAGGTAGTTGTTAGGGCACGCGCTCTCGCCCTTCACCTCTTTATTTCGTCACAAAATCGACGGCAGTCACTTGTCTGATTTCAACATCTTGTTGAACTCCTCACGGGAAATGCGGCCGTCGCGATCGAGCACATCGCACTCGCGAATGATTTCCTGCAGCACATCCTCGGGGATATCCTCGCCaacctccgccgccacccgctTCAGGTCATCGAGAGAGATGAACTCCGACTTGCCCTCTGTGAACAGCGGGAAGGCAAGGTCCACCTCGTCGTCTTTGTCCTCGGCAAAGAAGCGCTGGCGCATGACGTCCTCAAATTCGCTGAGAACGAGGTTGCtggagacgccgccgcgatcCATCTCCGCCACAAGCTTTCGCACCGCATCCTTGTCCGGTTCGTACCCGAGCGCGCGCAGTGCCACTTTTAGATCGTTTGGTGTGATGGTGCTCACGCCTTTCACGTCGAGCACGCGGAACGCCTCCTCAATGTCCCGCTTCTGCTGGTCCGTCAAGTCGCGCGGCAGTCGCCGGCCGTCAgcggtggagaaggcggtgTTTAACATGAGAAACAAGGCGAGACCGGTGCTGAAGAGAGCCGTCGAGAGCTGATTCCGTagcgagagcagcgacaCCCAACTCTCTCAAAGGTGTTCAAAGAAAGCtacgagaaagagagggcaCTGACCCAGTTCCTGCGTGAATCACTTATACCACCGCGGTGGCCGATTCGACGCTTCGAAGATTTTGACACACGCCTGCTTCAACTGTGTGGATGTGGGTGCGTATGTTAACGTTGTATGATACGAGATGCGACAACACCATGGAGGCTGCATGAAGAAGAAAAGGGTGTAAGTGGCACAGGCGTGCGAGCGAGGGGTGAGACCAACGGAACGGCAGCCAGAAGAGGACGGCATGCTGGAAAATGGGTCTTGCATGAGAAGGGCTCGCGCGTATTGGGAAAGAGAGGCCTGTGTATCATGTAAGAAAACGCACAGCTCCAGCACACCTAGTGAGCCCTTCGCGCCACGTCTGGCGACAACGGCGGCTCATTCAGAACACAAAGAGCTCAGTTGCACGTTGCCATGGCAAGTCCATCGCGATGAGAGCGGCATTCGAGTGTTTGGATGGAGAATAGAGTAGAACGAAAAACGATCATAAGATGACAAAACGAAGGCATCGCACACCACGAAGCTGCAAGGATCAGCGATGAAGCGTATATTGCAGAGGGCGGAAGGGGAATCCTGGAGGTGTTCTGGGGTGCGTCGCCCAAGCACGCACAGCAAAAATGAAGGCGGCTCAGcatcgaaaaaaaaaaattcgCCTGCGGTGCGTCCCTGATATTCCCCTCACAAGACGGAGGTAGCGTCAGCAGAAACTGAGCGGTACGTTCCGTAACCGATGAACGACAACTACGACGGCAAAACAccaaaaaaagggggcaccAAAGGAAGCACAAGCCAGCATATGTATCATCAAAGGAGACCCTACTCCACTGTATGGgggaaggaaaagaagggggggggatagGATGGGGGCTCATATAGGACTGAAAAGCTACaaccgctgctgtcgcccaAACGAGTGCTGATGTGGGCAGACGCGGACGTGTGTGGCCAGAGAAGGCAATAATACGCTGTTTGTGCGTGTCAGTATCATCCAGGTGGGACCACATAAGATCAGGGTTTCTCCACGAGGAGTCATCGAACAAAAACGCTCACTCCCTTCGACTTCTCGGGCATGGATCTTCGCCTCatgatgcgcacacgcacgagacCGTCGTCATACACTCGACTACCTCGTCCAGCTCCATCTCTCACGCGTTTCGATGGCCGtatgcgctgccgcagcggttGAGCTATAGAAACACAACGCAGCGAGGAGAGGTACTAGGGGAGGCAGTTGGCGAAGAACAgtcggcgccggcgatgagGGTGAGTGTGAAGACCTGCTTACGGCAAGTACGAAGTAGAGGGCGATGCGCCAGTTCTCTCACAGGTCCATAATCAGCAGAATCGTAGAAAACGGATactcgttttcttttgttgttgcttgGCTGTCTGCCTGCTTGTGGTGCGTTGCTGCGGATGATTCTGTTGCGTCTACTGCAATGTCGCTGCATGTGCCTGtgtggcgcagcacacgcatcAACGACAGCAACAGCTCCAGCTACAACGGtccacaagcacgcacagaTGCGGTGGAAACGCAGGTGAGATGCTCAGCAAaaagaggagcggctgcatTCGTGCGTGGATCTGATGCACCAACGTGTGTTGGCGCCGTCTTTTTCTCGgctctcttttccttcgccTCGGCGAAgatcctctctctctctcactcgtCCTCATGACAAcggtgctgcacctcctcttgTGATAGACacggcgacacgcacacacacacacacagaagcgGGCAGGCCGACGCcatctgtctctctctctctctcgatctctctgcctcctctATCCGCACAGCACATGGCGGATAGAGGCGGACCAGCAGAAGGACAGACAGCGCAGAGGAACAACAGCGCAGAAAAAAAGCCGAGCATGAGGAGGGcggagaaagaaaagagcgCAGCGACTCTCGTGCCTTGAAAATAcgacggcacacacgcgaacTCACAAACGGACAGCCCTTTTCTCACGTGAGCCCGTAACACATGAAAAACgtacgagagagagagagcataAAAACAGGCTGCATGCACCGCAG
The window above is part of the Leishmania major strain Friedlin complete genome, chromosome 36 genome. Proteins encoded here:
- a CDS encoding putative centrin, whose translation is MLNTAFSTADGRRLPRDLTDQQKRDIEEAFRVLDVKGVSTITPNDLKVALRALGYEPDKDAVRKLVAEMDRGGVSSNLVLSEFEDVMRQRFFAEDKDDEVDLAFPLFTEGKSEFISLDDLKRVAAEVGEDIPEDVLQEIIRECDVLDRDGRISREEFNKMLKSDK